CCTCGGCCCGGCAGTCGTCCGCGCAGCCCACCCGCTCGAGGGCGCGGCGGAACCGCTCGCGCGAGGGCAGCTCGATCAGCTGCTCGGTCCGGGCACGCGCCATCTCCTCGCTGACGGCGAGGAGCGCTCGCCAGAAGGCCTCCGGCGTCGTGCCGGGCACCCATGCCGCGAGCAACGCGCCGAGCACGCCCACGGTCGTGCGCACCCGTTCACCGGCGAGGTCCAGCGCCGGCAGTCGCCGGGCATCGAAGTGGACGAGGGTCCCGAAGAGGTCGAACAGAACGCCGCGGTACGCCATGAGCCCGCGGCTAGTGGCGCAGCGCGGCCGCCGACAGACCGAGGCCGACGACACCGGCGAGCAGCGCCGCCCCGTTCAGCGCGACCGCACGACCATGCAGCCGACGGAACTCGGCAGCCGCGGGCGAGTCGTCGCCGGCCGCCTCCATCGCGGCCCTCAGGCGCCGCGCCCGGGGATGGACGACGGTCCCCGCCCACAGGGTGGCGGCCAGGCCGAGTGCGACCACGGCGACCGCTCCCGCCCACCATCCGGGGCGGCTCGAGGTGCTCCGCAGCACCAGCCCGAGCCCGAACGCGGTCGCGGCAGTCACCGTGCCGAGCGCGTAGTAGCCGGGGAAGATCGCCGCCACCACGTCGCCCGCGCCCGTCGGGCCGAGCGTACGGAACACGGCGGGCGCGACCAGGAACGAGAACGCCGCGATCTCCCCGATCCACAGGCCGAGGGCCAGCAGGTAGAGGAAGCGGACGAGCCCGATCACTGCAGGGTGCGCGCCCGGGCGTTCCCGGGCAGGGGTTGGCGACCCGCGAAGCCCTCCTCCACACGATGCCAGAAGGCAACCTCGGGCTCGCCGAACTGCCAGCAGAGGTAGACCACCTCGCCGTCCTTCTCGGCCGGAAAGTCGACCAGGCCGAGCCGGATGTCCTTCAGGTGCGCGCCGCTCTCCGAGATCTCCCGCACGATCCCGTCGAGCTCCTCGACGAGCACGCGCGCCGCGGGCCGCTCGCGGAGGAGATCTGCCGTCGCGATCGCCTCGAGCGCGACGCCACGCGCCGTCGCGAGCGCCCGCATCTCCGCCTCGAGCCGGAGCGCACCGCGCTGCAGACGCTCGATCCAGAATGCGAGCTGCGGCACGGCGGCATTCGCCTCCTGGATGCGAAAGAGCTTCTCCGGCTGCACGCGGAGGGGATGCTAGCGGCTCGATCCCTCGCTGTCGAGGGCAGCCGTGCGCTGCGACACCCTTGTGCGCCCGGGACCCGTGCGTTACATACGACAGGTGGCGCGGAACGGCGCGCAGATGACCAAGCCGGGCGCGGAACCCTCGCTGCCGCGCGGGGTACCGGTCGAGCCGCTCCTGGAAGATTTCTTGAATCCTTCCCGCGGGGCCGGGGCGCGCTCGGGAACCGTCGCGCCGGTGCCGGGCAGGCGCGCTTCGGGGCGCGCGGACATCCGAGTGGAGGCGTAGGAGATGGCGGACGATCCCACCCGCGAAGACGCGCCGCAGCGCTTTTACGGCTTCGACGAGGACATCAGCGGCGTCGCGGTGCCGAGCGAGCTGTCGATCCTCCCGCTGCGGGGCGTCGTCATCTTCCCTTCGGCGATCGTGCCGTTGTTGATCTCTCGCGGCCCGTCGCTGAGACTCGTGGAGGAGGCGCTCGGGGGAGACCGGATGCTCGGGCTGTTCTCGCAGAAGAACCCCGAGGAGGAGCACCCGGAGCCGGAGGGCCTGTACTCGCGCGGCACGGCCGGCCGCATCCTCAAGATGCTCAAGTATCCCGACGGGAGCGTCCGCATCCTCGTCCAGGGGCTCAAGCGCATCGAGGTGATCGGCTACACGCAGCGCGAGCCGTACTTCAGGGCGAAGGTCCGCGAGCTGCAGGACCACCACGAGCCCTCGAAGGAGCTCGAGGCGGTGCAGGTTCACATGGTGAACCAGTTCGCCAAGTTCGTCTCGATGATCCCCTACCTGCCGGACGAGCTGCAGGTGGTGGTGATGAACATCAAGGATGCGGGGAAGGCCTCGGATCTCATCGCGTCCAACCTGAACATCTCGCTCGAGGAGAAGCAGGACCTGCTGTCGACGCTCGAGGTCCAGGACCGTTTGGAGAAGCTCTCCGCCATCCTCAACCGGGAGATCGAGCTCCTGGAGCTCGGCCACAAGATCCAGTCCCAGGTGCAGTCGGAGCTCAACAAGAACCAGAAGGAGTTCTACCTGCGCCAGCAGATGAAGGCGATCCAGAAGGAGCTCGGCGAGGGCGACGGCAAGGTCGCCGAGATCGAGGAGCTCCGCCGGCGCATCGAGGAGGCCAACATGCCTCCGGAGGCGCGCAAGGCCGCCGACCACGAGCTCGAGCGTCTCCGGCTGATCCCGCCCGAGTCCGCGGAGCACACGGTCGTCCGCACCTACCTCGAGTGGCTCGTGTCGCTGCCGTGGGCCGTCTCGACCGAGGACAACCTGGACCTGCATCATGCCCGGCAGGTGCTCGACGAGGACCACTTCGACCTCGAGAAGATCAAGGACCGGATCCTCGAGTACCTCGCGGTCCGGCGGCTGCGCCAGGACCCGAAGGGGCCGATCCTCTGCTTCGTCGGGCCGCCCGGCGTCGGCAAGACCTCGCTCGGGCGCTCGATCGCGCGCGCCATGGGCCGGAAGTTCGTGCGCATCTCGCTCGGCGGCATCCGCGACGAGGCGGAGATCCGCGGCCACCGCCGCACCTACATCGGCGCGCTGCCGGGACGCATCGTCCAGAACATCCGCAACGGCGGCTCGAACAACCCGCTCTTCATGCTGGACGAGATCGACAAGCTCGGCATGGACTTCCGCGGGGACCCGGCCTCGGCGCTGCTCGAGGTCCTCGATCCCGAGCAGAACAACACCTTCATGGACCACTACCTCGACGTCCCCTTCGACCTCTCGAAGGTCATGTTCGTCACCACGGCGAACGTGCTCGACACGATCCCGCCGCCGCTGCGCGACCGGATGGAGGTGATCGAGCTCGCCGGCTACACGGAGGAGGAGAAGCTCGAGATCGCCCGGCGACACCTGATCCCCAAGCAGCTGCGCGAGAACGGGCTGACACCCGAGAACCTGCGCTTCGAGGACGACGCCCTGACCAAGATCATTCGCGCGTACACGCGCGAGGCGGGGCTCCGGAACTTCGAGCGCGAGATCGGCCGCGTCTGCCGGAAGGTCGCGCGGGCGATCACCGAGGGCCGCACGGAGCCCGTCGTGTGCACGGCGGCCAAGGCGCGCGAGTACCTGGGGGCGGAGCGGTTCTTCTCCGAGGTCGCGGAGCGGACCGAGGACCCGGGCGTGGCGGTGGGCCTCGCGTGGACGCCCAACGGCGGCGACATCCTCTTCGTCGAGTCGACGCGTATGGCGGGGAAGAAGAGCCTCACGCTCACCGGCAGCCTGGGCGACGTCATGAAGGAGTCGGCCCAGGCGGCGCTCAGCTACATCCGTTCGCGCGCCGACCGGCTCGGCATCGCGCCCGACTTCTACGAGAACGCCGATCTCCACGTCCACGTGCCGGCCGGCGCCATCCCGAAGGACGGGCCGTCAGCCGGGGTCACCATCGCCACCTCGCTCGCCTCGCTGCTGACCGGGCACCCGGTGCGTCCGAACGTCGCCATGACCGGCGAGATCACCTTGCGCGGCAAGGTCCTGCCGGTCGGCGGCATCAAGGAAAAGGTGCTCGCCGCCAGGCGCGCCGGCGTCGAGAGCGTGATCCTGCCGCGGCGGAACGAGAAGGACCTCGAGGACATCCCCGAAGACGTGCGCCGATCCCTGCGCTTCACCTTCGTGGAGACGATGGACGAGGTCCTCGACGCGGCGTTGGAACGCGCGGCGGCCGAGCGTGCGCCGTCGGCCGAGGAGACGCGCGAGGAGCGCGCCCGGCGTGAGCAGCACATCGCGAGGGCCTGAGGCTCCTGCCCGAGCTGCGCAAGGACCCGATCGCCGGCCGCTGGGTGGTCGTCGCCACCGAGCGCGTGCGGCGCCCGGCGGACTTCGCCGTTCCGCACGGCCCCCGTCGGGACGCCTCGTGCCTGTTCTGCGGGGGACACGAGGACGAGACGCCCCCCGAGCTGCTCGCCTACCGGGACGCAGCGGACGCGCCTCCGAACTCGCCCGGCTGGCGCGTCCGGGTGGTTCCCAACCGGTTCCCCGCCCTGCGCGTCGAGGGCGACCTCGACCGACGCGGGGAAGGCCTGTACGACCTGATGAACGGGGTCGGCGCGGACGAGGTGCTGGTCGAGTCGGCGGATCACCACGTCAAGCTGGCCGACCTCGCGCCGGCCGCCGTCGAGGACGTGGTGCGGGCCCTCCACGACCGCCTCGTCGCGCTCAAGCGCGACGCACGCCTCCGCGCCGCCCTCCTCTTCAAGCGACACGCCGCGGACGCCCCCGGCCGCCTCGGGCATCCGCACGCCCAGCTCCTCGCCACGCCGATCGTCCCACCAGAGGTGCTCGAGGAGCTGGATCGCGCGCGCGCTTACTACGACTACCGGGAGCGCTGCCTGTTCTGCGACATCCTCCGCCAGGAGCTCGAGCAGCGCACTCGCCTGGTCGTCGACAGCGAGCACGTGCTCGCGCTGGCGCCCTTCGCCGCGCGCTTCCCGTTCGAGACCTGGCTCTTCCCCCGCCGCCATGCGGCTGGCTTCGAGCGCGCCGACGAGGCGGAGCAGCGGGACCTCGCCGGCGTGCTGCGCGCGGTGCTCCGCCGCCTGGACCGGGCGATCGGCGACCCGCCCTTCACGCTCGTCATGCACAGCGCGCCGTTCCGGGAGGGAGAAAGCCCTTCCTACCACTGGCACGTCGAGATCATGCCGACGCTCTCGCACGCCGAGACGGCGTGGAGGGGGGGGCTTGCCGTGAACCCGGTGCCCCCCGAGGACGCCGCGCGCTTCCTTCGTGACACCCCCGAGTGATGCGCGTCGCGATGCTCGCGCCGGAGGCGCACCCGTACGCCAAGACGGGTGGGCTCGGTGACGTGCTCGGCGCCTTGCCGGGCGCGCTGGCCGCGGCCGGCGTGGAGGTGACGCTCTGCCTGCCCGCCTACCGCAGCGTGCTTCGCCGGCTGCCGTCGGCCGAGGCCACGCTCCGTCTGCTGGTGCCCGTCGCCAGCCGCATGGAACCGGCCGAGATCGTGCCCGTGCCAGGCCCCACCGTGCCGACGGTGCTGGTCCGCGCGGACCGCTACTTCGACCGCGACGCCCTGTACGGCCCGCCGGGCGGCGACTACCCGGACAACGCCGAGCGGTTCGCGTTCTTCTGCCGGGCGGCCCTCGAGTGGCTGCGGCGGCTCGATCCGCCACCCGACGTCCTGCACGTGCACGACTGGCAGGCGGCCCTGGCGCCCGCCTTCCTGCGCGGCACGGCGCCGCTCTATCCCGAGCTCGCCGCCGTTCGCACGCTCCTCACCGTGCACAACCTCGCCTACCAGGGCCGCTTCGGGAGCGACGCCTGGCCGCTCCTGAACCTCGACCCGCGCTACTTCGCGCCCGACTGGCTCGAGTTCTACGGTCAGGTGAACTTCCTGAAGGCGGGGCTCGTGTTCAGCGAGGGGATCACGACGGTGAGCCCGCGCTACGCGGCGGAGATCCAGACACCCGACTTCGGCGAGGGCCTCGACGGCGTGCTCCGCGCGCGGGCGGGGCGCCTCGTCGGCATCCTGAACGGCGTCGACTACGACGTCTGGAACCCCGCGACCGACGCGTATCTCGCCGCGCGCTACGACGCAGCCGACCTGCGCGGCAAGGCGCGCTGCAAGGCTGCCCTGCAGGCGGAGCTCGGCCTTGCCGTGCGCGCCGACCTGCCGCTCCTCGCCATCGTGTCGCGGCTCGCCGAGCAGAAGGGCTTCGAGGTGCTCGGCCACGCGCTCCCGCGGCTCCTGGCGACCGTCGAGGTGCAGCTCGCGATCCTCGGCTCCGGGGACGAACGCTACGAGACCCAGCTCCGGGCCCTCGCCGGCGCCTTCCCGCGACGCGTCGCCCTGCGCATCGAGTTCAACGAGCCGCTGGCCCACCGGATCGAGGCGGGAGGGGACGTCTTCCTGATGCCATCACGCTTCGAGCCGTGTGGCCTCAACCAGCTCTACAGCCTGCGCTACGGGACCGTCCCCGTCGTGCACGCCACCGGCGGTCTCGACGACACGGTGGTCGAGTTCGACCCGGCCGCCGGCACCGGAACCGGCTTCAAGTTCACACCCTACACCGTCGAGGCCTTCCTGGCCGCGGTCGGCCGCGCCCTTCGCCTGCATGCCGATCCGGCCGCATGGCAGCGTCTGATGCGCAACGGCATGGCGCAGGATTTCTCCTGGCATCGCGCCGCGCTGGCCTACGCGCGGCTGTATGCGGCGCTCCCGCCGCCCGAGCTGCCGCGGCTGCGTTGAGGGCAGCTCAGCCGCGCTCGACGATCTCGACCAGCTCCGCCGGGTGCTCGATCATCCGTTCGGGGTCTGCGGCGGCGAGGCCTTCGGGGGTGAGGCCCCACGCGACACCGCAGAACGCCACCTGGGCGGCGCGGGCGGTGCGGACGTCGACGGCGGAGTCGCCGACCAGCAGCATCCGCTCGCGTGGCGTGCGGGTGAGGCCACGCAGGTGCTCGAGGCCGGCGGGATCGGGCTTGCGGGACGGCAGCGAGTTGCCGCCGATGATCCCGACGAAGCGGTGCGTGAGCCCGAGGCCGTCGAGGATCGACCGGCTCATCGCCTCCGGCTTGTTGGAGAGGACGGAGAGCGCGACCGCCCGCGTCTCGAGCACCGCGAGCGCCTCCACGATTCCCGGATAGGGGCGCGTCGCATCGAGCAGGTGCGCCGCGTAGTGCGCCATGAAGAGTCCCACGGCCTCTTCGAGCCGATCCTCGTGGGCCGGACCGAGCGCCCGCTGGACGAGCATCCGGGCGCCCTCCCCGACGTAACCGTAGAGCGTCTCGGGCGGCCGGGCCGGCAATCCCAGCGTGCGCAGCACGTGGTTGACGGCGCCCGCGAGGTCGGCGCGCGAGTCGATGAGCGTCCCGTCCAGGTCGAAGGCGACGTGCTCGTACACCACGCCCGTGGGCGCGGTCACCGCCTGGGGGTCAGACGGCAAACGACGAGCCGCATCCGCACGTGTGGGTCGCCTTCGGGTTCGAGAACTTGAACCCGCCGCCGTGCAGGCTGCTCACGTAGTCGATCTCGGTGCCGGCCAGGTGCTCGGCGCTCGTCGTGTCCACGAGCACGCGCACTCCATCGTACTCGAGGACGAGATCGTCCTCGCGCATCGTGTCGTCGAAGTCGAGCTGATAGCTGAAGCCGGAGCATCCGCCACCGACCACCGCGACACGCAGCGCGCGCGTGGGCGGCAGACCGTCGCGCGCGCGCAACTCCTTCACCCGCTCGATGGCGCGGGGGGTCAGGCCCAGCGGGGCCGCCGGGGTGCTCGTCGCCGCGTGCTCCGTCACGCCTGCACGATAGAGGCAGGTGGCGGAAAAGTCAACAAAATGTGCGCTCTTGCACGATCGGGAGACGGGGCTTGCCGTTTCTCCGGTTCGTGCGCTTTTGCCCGGCGACGCCTCGCGGAGCTGCATGCGGGACGCGCAGGCGCATGGCACATCCGTTGCTCGAGACAGCGCGCGCCGGACCC
This window of the Deltaproteobacteria bacterium genome carries:
- the lon gene encoding endopeptidase La — encoded protein: MADDPTREDAPQRFYGFDEDISGVAVPSELSILPLRGVVIFPSAIVPLLISRGPSLRLVEEALGGDRMLGLFSQKNPEEEHPEPEGLYSRGTAGRILKMLKYPDGSVRILVQGLKRIEVIGYTQREPYFRAKVRELQDHHEPSKELEAVQVHMVNQFAKFVSMIPYLPDELQVVVMNIKDAGKASDLIASNLNISLEEKQDLLSTLEVQDRLEKLSAILNREIELLELGHKIQSQVQSELNKNQKEFYLRQQMKAIQKELGEGDGKVAEIEELRRRIEEANMPPEARKAADHELERLRLIPPESAEHTVVRTYLEWLVSLPWAVSTEDNLDLHHARQVLDEDHFDLEKIKDRILEYLAVRRLRQDPKGPILCFVGPPGVGKTSLGRSIARAMGRKFVRISLGGIRDEAEIRGHRRTYIGALPGRIVQNIRNGGSNNPLFMLDEIDKLGMDFRGDPASALLEVLDPEQNNTFMDHYLDVPFDLSKVMFVTTANVLDTIPPPLRDRMEVIELAGYTEEEKLEIARRHLIPKQLRENGLTPENLRFEDDALTKIIRAYTREAGLRNFEREIGRVCRKVARAITEGRTEPVVCTAAKAREYLGAERFFSEVAERTEDPGVAVGLAWTPNGGDILFVESTRMAGKKSLTLTGSLGDVMKESAQAALSYIRSRADRLGIAPDFYENADLHVHVPAGAIPKDGPSAGVTIATSLASLLTGHPVRPNVAMTGEITLRGKVLPVGGIKEKVLAARRAGVESVILPRRNEKDLEDIPEDVRRSLRFTFVETMDEVLDAALERAAAERAPSAEETREERARREQHIARA
- a CDS encoding HAD family hydrolase; this translates as MPSDPQAVTAPTGVVYEHVAFDLDGTLIDSRADLAGAVNHVLRTLGLPARPPETLYGYVGEGARMLVQRALGPAHEDRLEEAVGLFMAHYAAHLLDATRPYPGIVEALAVLETRAVALSVLSNKPEAMSRSILDGLGLTHRFVGIIGGNSLPSRKPDPAGLEHLRGLTRTPRERMLLVGDSAVDVRTARAAQVAFCGVAWGLTPEGLAAADPERMIEHPAELVEIVERG
- the galT gene encoding galactose-1-phosphate uridylyltransferase, encoding MPELRKDPIAGRWVVVATERVRRPADFAVPHGPRRDASCLFCGGHEDETPPELLAYRDAADAPPNSPGWRVRVVPNRFPALRVEGDLDRRGEGLYDLMNGVGADEVLVESADHHVKLADLAPAAVEDVVRALHDRLVALKRDARLRAALLFKRHAADAPGRLGHPHAQLLATPIVPPEVLEELDRARAYYDYRERCLFCDILRQELEQRTRLVVDSEHVLALAPFAARFPFETWLFPRRHAAGFERADEAEQRDLAGVLRAVLRRLDRAIGDPPFTLVMHSAPFREGESPSYHWHVEIMPTLSHAETAWRGGLAVNPVPPEDAARFLRDTPE
- a CDS encoding DUF4149 domain-containing protein, with product MLAVRRARGCLLASCGGGLRGSPTPARERPGAHPAVIGLVRFLYLLALGLWIGEIAAFSFLVAPAVFRTLGPTGAGDVVAAIFPGYYALGTVTAATAFGLGLVLRSTSSRPGWWAGAVAVVALGLAATLWAGTVVHPRARRLRAAMEAAGDDSPAAAEFRRLHGRAVALNGAALLAGVVGLGLSAAALRH
- a CDS encoding DUF2203 family protein; this translates as MQPEKLFRIQEANAAVPQLAFWIERLQRGALRLEAEMRALATARGVALEAIATADLLRERPAARVLVEELDGIVREISESGAHLKDIRLGLVDFPAEKDGEVVYLCWQFGEPEVAFWHRVEEGFAGRQPLPGNARARTLQ
- a CDS encoding iron-sulfur cluster assembly accessory protein, giving the protein MQLREASPGKSARTGETASPVSRSCKSAHFVDFSATCLYRAGVTEHAATSTPAAPLGLTPRAIERVKELRARDGLPPTRALRVAVVGGGCSGFSYQLDFDDTMREDDLVLEYDGVRVLVDTTSAEHLAGTEIDYVSSLHGGGFKFSNPKATHTCGCGSSFAV
- the glgA gene encoding glycogen synthase GlgA; the protein is MRVAMLAPEAHPYAKTGGLGDVLGALPGALAAAGVEVTLCLPAYRSVLRRLPSAEATLRLLVPVASRMEPAEIVPVPGPTVPTVLVRADRYFDRDALYGPPGGDYPDNAERFAFFCRAALEWLRRLDPPPDVLHVHDWQAALAPAFLRGTAPLYPELAAVRTLLTVHNLAYQGRFGSDAWPLLNLDPRYFAPDWLEFYGQVNFLKAGLVFSEGITTVSPRYAAEIQTPDFGEGLDGVLRARAGRLVGILNGVDYDVWNPATDAYLAARYDAADLRGKARCKAALQAELGLAVRADLPLLAIVSRLAEQKGFEVLGHALPRLLATVEVQLAILGSGDERYETQLRALAGAFPRRVALRIEFNEPLAHRIEAGGDVFLMPSRFEPCGLNQLYSLRYGTVPVVHATGGLDDTVVEFDPAAGTGTGFKFTPYTVEAFLAAVGRALRLHADPAAWQRLMRNGMAQDFSWHRAALAYARLYAALPPPELPRLR